A single Chryseobacterium sp. DNA region contains:
- a CDS encoding RsiV family protein, with protein MKNTIAALALSSLFAVTACKKNETAETAKEKTENKQSEGFIVDSVKVSDSTKITDSLKVSYTSKLLVFPGLKNKTLLDSIYFQDKGIKDFSKTGLQNYLETGKKDYFSSVKNDNKDWVSDMTYAQNWYSSSYMNLISNANGYMHIQYVGSGYEGGAHDNYGFSERVFDLRNNKKLELKDITSMPKAKIEAILMKNINKMNSGTTDENGEVKNSEMLLVEKIPATNNFYFDDKNLYFHYSPYEIAAFAAGDITIPISWEELIGTLNTEFKERMKIK; from the coding sequence ATGAAAAATACGATTGCCGCTTTGGCCCTGTCTTCCCTGTTTGCTGTTACTGCCTGTAAAAAAAATGAAACAGCGGAAACCGCAAAGGAAAAAACAGAAAATAAACAATCTGAAGGGTTTATAGTAGATTCTGTGAAAGTAAGTGATTCTACAAAAATTACAGACTCATTGAAAGTTTCGTATACCTCAAAATTGTTGGTTTTTCCAGGATTAAAAAATAAAACGCTTTTAGACAGCATTTATTTTCAGGATAAAGGAATAAAAGATTTTTCGAAAACCGGACTTCAAAATTATCTGGAAACCGGAAAAAAAGACTATTTCTCTTCTGTGAAAAATGATAATAAAGATTGGGTTAGCGATATGACCTATGCTCAGAATTGGTATTCCAGCTCTTATATGAATCTGATTTCCAATGCTAATGGATATATGCATATTCAATATGTTGGAAGCGGGTATGAAGGAGGAGCGCATGATAATTATGGATTCTCAGAAAGAGTTTTTGATCTTAGGAATAATAAAAAACTGGAACTGAAAGATATTACTTCAATGCCCAAGGCTAAAATTGAGGCGATCCTGATGAAAAATATTAATAAGATGAATAGCGGGACGACGGACGAAAACGGTGAAGTAAAAAACTCGGAAATGTTACTGGTAGAGAAAATTCCGGCGACCAATAATTTCTATTTTGATGATAAAAATCTGTATTTCCATTACAGTCCCTACGAAATTGCAGCTTTTGCAGCAGGAGATATTACGATTCCTATTTCCTGGGAAGAACTTATAGGAACGTTAAATACCGAATTTAAAGAAAGAATGAAAATTAAATAA
- a CDS encoding diacylglycerol kinase family protein, protein MEKVAFIINPFSAKKNYQPFLNELKNKVGNPLYYVSESIPGTDDFIQSHFDKVDIFVAIGGDGTISTVAKNLISTDKILAIFPAGSGNGFSNETRFSKNLDELLEKIKAKKSRKIDTFTVNDRLSINVSGTGFDGKVVKEFEKTSRGFKNYIKVSLKTFFNYKPIKVKFFEEEYKQYNGRYLMLNIANTRQFGNNAYIAPKASKSDGLVDMVLVKKFPLTYSALFAFRMFTKKLKDDEYVTYLPVSEISFQVNTKNWHLDGEFNKIKSPVHVKVQPSSLNILV, encoded by the coding sequence ATGGAAAAAGTAGCTTTTATCATCAATCCTTTTTCGGCTAAAAAAAATTATCAGCCATTTCTGAACGAACTTAAAAACAAAGTTGGCAATCCTCTGTATTACGTTTCCGAATCTATTCCCGGGACCGATGATTTTATTCAGTCCCATTTTGATAAGGTAGATATTTTTGTTGCTATTGGAGGGGACGGAACGATTTCTACAGTAGCTAAAAATTTGATCTCCACAGATAAAATTCTGGCCATTTTTCCGGCAGGTTCAGGAAACGGATTCTCCAATGAAACCCGCTTCAGTAAAAACCTGGATGAGCTTTTGGAGAAAATAAAAGCGAAAAAATCCAGGAAGATTGATACCTTTACGGTGAATGACAGACTTTCCATTAATGTTTCGGGAACAGGATTTGATGGCAAGGTGGTCAAAGAATTTGAAAAAACAAGCCGTGGTTTCAAGAATTATATCAAAGTATCCCTAAAAACGTTCTTCAATTATAAACCGATCAAGGTCAAGTTTTTTGAAGAAGAATATAAGCAGTACAACGGAAGGTATCTTATGCTGAATATTGCCAATACCCGTCAGTTTGGAAACAATGCCTATATTGCGCCAAAAGCCAGTAAGAGCGATGGGCTGGTGGACATGGTTTTGGTAAAGAAATTCCCTTTAACCTATTCTGCGCTGTTTGCTTTCAGGATGTTTACCAAGAAATTAAAGGATGACGAATATGTTACCTATCTTCCGGTTTCTGAAATTTCCTTTCAGGTCAATACCAAAAACTGGCACCTTGATGGTGAATTCAATAAGATCAAATCGCCTGTTCATGTTAAAGTACAGCCGTCTAGTCTTAATATTCTGGTTTAA
- a CDS encoding dicarboxylate/amino acid:cation symporter produces the protein MKSKKFYQQLYFQVIIAIIAGILLGKFYPEVGESMKPLGDGFIKLVKMIIAPVIFITLTLGIAHMTDLKKVGRIAVKAMLYFFTFSTLALIIGLIVGNVLQPGHGLNIDPVTLSGDVSQYKAKAHESTLTGFIMNIIPDTLFSPLVGDNILQVLLVAILMGVALVLTKEKSQKVTDFLQNLSAPIFKIVHILMKLAPIGAFGAMAFTIGKYGLHSVLNLIFLVATFYITSILFIVVVLGAVAWYNGVNIFKLLFYLKEELLLVLGTSSSESALPGLMEKLEKAGCSKAIVGLVVPTGYSFNLDGTNIYMTLASLFIAQALNIHLPLEKQLILLLVAMLSSKGAAGVTGAGFVTLAATLAVVPEVPLAGMTLILGIDKFMSECRALTNVIGNSVATIVVANWEKQLDKEQLQYCLDHPAEVEKKLEM, from the coding sequence TTGAAATCAAAAAAATTTTATCAGCAGCTTTATTTTCAGGTTATCATCGCAATTATTGCAGGTATTCTTTTAGGAAAATTCTATCCAGAAGTAGGAGAAAGCATGAAACCTCTGGGTGACGGTTTCATTAAATTAGTAAAAATGATTATTGCTCCTGTTATCTTTATTACCCTTACCCTGGGAATTGCCCATATGACGGATCTTAAAAAGGTGGGAAGAATTGCCGTAAAAGCAATGCTCTACTTTTTTACATTTTCAACATTAGCGCTGATTATCGGTTTAATTGTAGGCAATGTCCTGCAGCCTGGCCATGGTTTAAATATTGATCCTGTTACCCTTTCAGGAGACGTTTCACAATATAAGGCGAAAGCTCATGAGTCAACGCTTACGGGCTTCATCATGAATATTATCCCGGATACGCTTTTCAGTCCGCTAGTAGGAGACAATATTCTTCAGGTTCTCCTTGTAGCGATTTTAATGGGTGTTGCCCTGGTTTTAACCAAAGAAAAAAGCCAGAAGGTAACGGATTTTCTACAGAACTTATCTGCCCCCATATTCAAGATCGTTCATATATTAATGAAGCTGGCACCTATAGGTGCTTTTGGAGCAATGGCCTTTACCATAGGAAAATACGGGCTTCATTCTGTTCTGAACCTGATATTCCTGGTGGCAACCTTCTATATTACTTCTATCCTTTTTATTGTGGTGGTTTTGGGAGCTGTAGCATGGTATAACGGAGTGAATATATTCAAGCTCTTGTTTTACCTTAAAGAAGAACTTCTTTTGGTATTGGGAACCAGTTCATCAGAATCAGCTCTTCCCGGCCTGATGGAAAAACTGGAAAAAGCAGGCTGCTCAAAAGCTATTGTAGGTTTGGTAGTGCCCACCGGCTATTCTTTCAATCTGGATGGAACAAATATTTATATGACTCTGGCCTCTCTTTTTATAGCGCAGGCGCTCAATATTCATCTTCCCCTGGAAAAACAGCTGATCCTTCTTCTGGTGGCCATGCTTAGTTCGAAGGGAGCTGCAGGAGTTACAGGAGCAGGATTTGTTACCCTGGCTGCAACGCTGGCAGTTGTTCCTGAAGTTCCTCTTGCAGGAATGACATTGATACTGGGCATTGATAAATTCATGAGCGAATGCAGGGCATTGACCAATGTGATTGGAAATTCCGTAGCCACGATCGTAGTTGCCAACTGGGAAAAACAATTGGATAAAGAACAGCTTCAATACTGCCTGGATCATCCGGCTGAAGTTGAGAAAAAACTGGAAATGTGA
- a CDS encoding polysaccharide deacetylase family protein, producing MVLLTFNIVNIEAEAKNGFTITGEERLKTTEDNTKAILRILDIHDIKASFFVEVALVEKLQNLIKAISSKGHEIAFYNKGSNLTELENAKRNIQDLLEKQIRGIRQKDVKVPQENLKLLEFNYVSNIDNANILFPFKRLKRDTEITEEDGLSIVPESISPYSQLPYNDFVFQILPMKYYQNMMLETLQNEEFVLIYLNSWQFTDFKKYRFEIPFYRSLFSGKKMEDKLDALLTFINEKELAVSRMKDYIF from the coding sequence ATGGTATTATTGACTTTCAATATTGTAAATATCGAAGCGGAAGCAAAAAACGGCTTCACAATCACCGGTGAAGAAAGGCTGAAAACGACAGAAGATAATACCAAAGCAATTCTGAGAATTTTAGATATTCATGACATAAAAGCAAGTTTTTTCGTTGAGGTTGCGCTCGTTGAAAAACTGCAGAATCTTATAAAAGCAATTTCATCCAAAGGGCATGAAATTGCTTTTTATAATAAAGGTTCCAATCTTACGGAACTTGAAAATGCCAAGCGGAATATTCAGGATCTTTTGGAAAAACAGATCCGAGGAATTCGTCAGAAGGATGTAAAAGTGCCGCAGGAAAATTTGAAGCTGCTGGAGTTTAATTACGTTTCCAATATCGACAATGCCAATATTCTGTTCCCGTTCAAACGTCTGAAACGGGATACGGAAATTACCGAGGAGGACGGATTGAGTATCGTACCGGAAAGTATCTCTCCTTACAGTCAATTGCCCTACAATGATTTTGTGTTTCAGATCCTGCCGATGAAATATTACCAGAATATGATGCTGGAAACACTGCAGAATGAGGAATTTGTACTGATCTATCTCAATTCATGGCAGTTTACAGACTTTAAAAAGTACCGTTTTGAGATTCCTTTTTACAGGAGTCTGTTTTCGGGCAAAAAAATGGAGGACAAATTAGATGCCCTCCTTACGTTTATCAACGAGAAAGAACTAGCCGTTTCCCGTATGAAAGATTATATTTTTTAA
- a CDS encoding metallophosphoesterase, whose amino-acid sequence MQKNFLIIAGIFLFLEIYIYQAIRTLTDNFWLRTGYWVISLIIYGVFAYEVTHYQRSERSMMRAQIMISLFLVFILPKIFVVLFLLIDDIFRTGGYLVGLTRPTDHFFPERRKFLSLVGLGMSGVLSALFIDGITFGKYRHKVRRVKVKLTNLPNSFKGYKVIQISDVHSGSFSDPSKLQHAVDLINEQNPDLVLFTGDMVNNVADEFKPFIPLFSKIKAKDGKFAVLGNHDYGDYITWASPDAKKKNLDTLIDYERQAGFDMLRNENRVIEKNGEKLFILGVENWGLKPFPQFGKIDDALKNIPDSATKILMSHDPTHFDYVVKKHPGNIHLTLSGHTHGMQFGLDLKNIKWSPVQYRYPKWADLYESEGKLLYVNRGFGVLGYPGRVGVLPEITLFELS is encoded by the coding sequence ATGCAAAAGAATTTTTTAATCATTGCCGGGATCTTCCTGTTTTTAGAGATCTATATTTACCAGGCGATAAGAACGCTGACAGACAATTTTTGGTTGCGGACCGGCTATTGGGTGATATCTTTAATTATTTATGGCGTTTTTGCTTACGAGGTGACTCATTATCAGCGGTCAGAACGGAGCATGATGAGGGCTCAGATCATGATTTCCTTATTTTTAGTATTTATCCTTCCCAAAATTTTCGTGGTTCTGTTTTTATTAATTGATGACATCTTCAGAACGGGTGGTTATTTGGTAGGATTAACACGACCGACGGACCACTTTTTCCCGGAGAGAAGAAAATTTCTGAGTCTGGTAGGACTGGGAATGAGCGGCGTCCTTTCCGCACTCTTCATTGATGGTATTACCTTCGGAAAATACCGCCATAAAGTAAGAAGGGTAAAAGTAAAACTGACGAATCTCCCGAACAGCTTCAAAGGCTATAAGGTCATTCAGATTTCTGATGTCCACAGCGGAAGTTTCTCGGACCCGAGTAAGCTCCAGCACGCTGTAGACCTGATCAATGAACAAAATCCTGACCTGGTACTATTTACCGGAGATATGGTGAACAATGTAGCTGATGAGTTCAAACCATTCATACCTCTATTTTCAAAAATAAAAGCTAAAGACGGAAAATTTGCGGTACTTGGAAATCATGATTATGGTGATTATATAACCTGGGCTTCACCGGATGCCAAAAAGAAAAATCTTGATACCCTGATCGACTATGAAAGACAGGCAGGCTTTGACATGCTGAGAAATGAAAACAGGGTCATTGAAAAAAACGGAGAAAAATTATTCATCCTGGGAGTTGAAAACTGGGGACTGAAACCGTTCCCCCAATTTGGTAAAATTGATGACGCTTTAAAAAACATACCGGATTCCGCGACAAAAATTTTAATGAGCCATGATCCTACCCATTTTGATTATGTGGTAAAAAAACACCCGGGAAACATTCATTTAACCCTTTCAGGGCACACCCACGGAATGCAGTTTGGCCTGGATCTTAAAAATATCAAATGGTCACCGGTTCAGTACCGGTACCCGAAATGGGCAGACCTTTACGAAAGCGAAGGGAAGCTGCTGTATGTCAACAGAGGCTTTGGCGTATTGGGTTATCCGGGAAGAGTCGGGGTATTACCGGAGATTACTCTTTTTGAATTGAGCTAG
- a CDS encoding 3-oxoacyl-ACP synthase III family protein: protein MPNTIIIGSGSYIPNRVIGRDYFMNSEFYTEDGVKIEKPVEETIAKFVEITEIENRRFIEDDLSNSQIGYEAAKIALEDAKVDGEELDYIIYASNFGEVTEHGYADFMPTMAARVKNKLGIKNRKCVTYDMLFGCPGWVESMILADNLIKAKVAKTILIIGGETLSRVTDPHDRNRMIFADGAGAVVVKATDDENVGIIAHNTICDNGPELNYLENAPSINKEVDQRRLYVRMLGRKIYEYALKNVPVAIKDTITDAGLSIEDIDKILIHQANAKMDYAMIERLHRLYDVKEYDHAISPMTIQDLGNTSVATIPTMYDLIIKGKMAGQSFKDNGNIVMTSVGAGMNINAIVYRFP, encoded by the coding sequence ATGCCGAATACGATCATTATTGGCTCTGGATCTTACATCCCGAACAGAGTTATTGGTAGAGATTACTTCATGAATTCCGAGTTCTACACAGAAGACGGGGTAAAAATTGAAAAGCCTGTGGAAGAAACCATTGCGAAGTTTGTAGAAATTACAGAAATCGAAAACAGGCGATTCATTGAGGATGATCTTTCCAACTCACAGATCGGTTATGAAGCCGCAAAAATTGCCCTTGAGGATGCAAAAGTAGACGGCGAAGAACTGGATTATATTATTTATGCAAGTAATTTCGGGGAAGTTACCGAACACGGATACGCTGATTTCATGCCAACCATGGCTGCAAGAGTAAAGAATAAACTCGGAATCAAAAACAGAAAATGCGTAACGTATGATATGCTTTTCGGATGCCCGGGATGGGTAGAATCCATGATATTAGCGGACAATTTAATCAAGGCTAAAGTAGCCAAAACAATCCTGATAATCGGTGGGGAAACTTTAAGCCGTGTGACTGATCCGCATGACCGAAACAGAATGATTTTTGCTGACGGTGCAGGTGCGGTAGTTGTAAAAGCTACTGATGATGAAAATGTAGGGATTATTGCTCACAATACAATCTGTGACAACGGCCCGGAATTGAACTATCTTGAAAATGCTCCATCCATCAATAAAGAAGTTGACCAAAGACGTCTTTATGTGAGAATGCTGGGAAGAAAAATCTATGAATACGCTCTTAAGAACGTTCCGGTTGCCATCAAAGACACCATTACAGATGCAGGTCTTTCTATTGAAGATATCGATAAAATCCTGATCCACCAGGCCAATGCCAAAATGGATTATGCGATGATTGAAAGACTTCACAGGCTTTATGACGTCAAAGAATACGATCATGCAATCTCCCCTATGACCATTCAGGATCTTGGGAATACCTCTGTAGCAACCATTCCTACAATGTATGATTTAATAATTAAAGGAAAAATGGCAGGTCAATCGTTTAAAGATAATGGTAACATTGTGATGACTTCGGTAGGTGCCGGAATGAACATCAATGCTATCGTTTACAGATTTCCTTAA
- a CDS encoding porin family protein encodes MNKFLLRALVLASVNVAVFANAQFRTRNRMDKLEDFDEQKFSWGFYLNGNRLDYRIVLHPRYGMNDNQNLVTSKESYSFGAGLIAKWRLNDYLDVRIEPGLQFAQRQLTFNTQSNDLYAGGSLTNPPFMPFPLQDKDKVREIKSTLIDIPVMLELHGQRWYNSRPYVAAGVNYVVNLQSNATSTDDNMQGIFRSTTHNFAWSAEMGIQFYFNKFKLTPAIRGTFFMNNEKVADNATTPPYWASAVSTLQTRAVMFVLKFE; translated from the coding sequence ATGAATAAATTTTTATTAAGAGCACTGGTTTTAGCCTCAGTAAATGTTGCCGTTTTTGCAAACGCGCAATTTAGAACCCGAAACAGAATGGATAAGTTGGAAGATTTCGACGAGCAGAAATTCAGTTGGGGTTTTTATTTGAACGGGAATAGACTGGACTACCGCATTGTACTGCACCCGAGGTATGGTATGAATGATAATCAAAATCTTGTTACCTCTAAGGAAAGTTACAGTTTCGGTGCCGGGCTTATTGCAAAATGGAGACTGAACGACTATTTGGATGTAAGAATAGAGCCGGGTTTACAGTTTGCACAAAGACAGTTGACTTTTAATACTCAATCTAATGACCTCTATGCAGGCGGATCTTTAACCAATCCTCCTTTCATGCCTTTCCCTCTGCAGGATAAAGATAAAGTAAGAGAAATCAAATCTACATTGATCGATATTCCTGTTATGCTGGAGCTTCATGGGCAGAGATGGTACAATTCAAGACCTTATGTTGCAGCCGGAGTCAATTATGTAGTAAACCTGCAGTCTAATGCAACTTCTACCGATGACAATATGCAGGGGATCTTCAGATCTACCACCCATAATTTTGCATGGTCTGCAGAAATGGGAATCCAGTTTTATTTCAACAAATTTAAACTGACTCCTGCCATCAGAGGAACATTCTTCATGAACAATGAAAAAGTGGCAGATAATGCAACTACGCCTCCGTATTGGGCTTCTGCAGTCTCTACATTGCAGACGAGAGCCGTAATGTTTGTGCTGAAATTCGAATAA
- a CDS encoding cell division protein ZapA, whose translation MEVRRITINIAGRVYPLNVPAAEEETLRKVGKQIENMIKDFEQNFDVRDKQDALAMCALKLGTNAEVFSLNYEKNINSTNERLVQINQMLNEIGK comes from the coding sequence ATGGAGGTAAGGAGAATAACCATAAACATTGCAGGAAGGGTATATCCGCTGAACGTACCGGCAGCAGAGGAGGAAACTTTGCGTAAAGTCGGGAAGCAGATCGAGAATATGATTAAAGATTTTGAACAGAACTTCGATGTTAGAGATAAACAGGATGCATTGGCAATGTGTGCCCTGAAACTGGGGACGAATGCGGAAGTGTTTTCTCTTAACTACGAAAAAAATATTAATTCAACCAACGAAAGATTAGTTCAGATTAATCAAATGTTGAATGAAATCGGGAAATAG
- the rny gene encoding ribonuclease Y: MTTAIIVGVICLVIGAVIGMFFSRSSLNTKAKFIIDDAKKNAENLIEKANVQAESIKKEKNLQAKEKFLELKSQHDADIQSREKKMQEVEKRIKDKEHKLNDELSKTGKLEKDLDKQIADYAKKNEILERKQQELDTATAKKVEILEKISNYTADEAKAELVETMKAEAKTRAQAHVQSIMEEAQMNAKNEARKIVIQTIQRIGTEQAIENSVSVFNIESDEVKGRIIGREGRNIRALEAVTGVEIIVDDTPEAILLSCFDPVRREIARLSLHRLVTDGRIHPARIEEVVEKTRKQIEEEIIEVGKRTIIDLGIHGLHPELIKIVGRMKYRSSYGQNLLQHSREVANIAATMAAELGLNVKLAKRAGLLHDIGKVPEQESELPHALLGMQWAEKYGENPEVVNAIGAHHDEIEMKSLLSPIIQVADAISGARPGARRQVLESYIQRLKDLESAALSFDGVSSAYAIQAGRELRVMVESGKVNDEVASQLSYDISEKIQNELTYPGQVKVTVIRETRAVNIAR, encoded by the coding sequence ATGACAACAGCCATTATAGTAGGCGTTATTTGTTTAGTAATTGGGGCGGTGATAGGGATGTTTTTTTCCAGGAGCTCATTGAATACTAAGGCAAAATTTATCATAGATGATGCAAAGAAAAATGCCGAAAACCTTATAGAAAAAGCTAATGTACAAGCTGAATCCATAAAGAAAGAAAAGAACCTTCAGGCTAAAGAAAAATTCCTGGAATTGAAATCTCAGCATGATGCTGACATCCAGTCCCGTGAAAAGAAAATGCAGGAAGTAGAAAAAAGAATCAAGGACAAGGAGCATAAGCTGAATGATGAGCTTAGCAAAACCGGAAAACTGGAGAAGGATCTTGATAAGCAGATTGCAGATTACGCTAAGAAGAATGAAATTTTAGAAAGAAAACAGCAGGAATTAGATACAGCTACGGCAAAAAAAGTTGAAATACTTGAAAAAATCTCTAATTACACGGCTGATGAAGCTAAGGCAGAATTGGTGGAAACCATGAAGGCTGAAGCTAAAACAAGAGCACAGGCACACGTTCAGAGCATTATGGAAGAAGCTCAGATGAATGCTAAAAATGAAGCGAGAAAAATCGTTATCCAAACCATTCAGAGAATCGGAACCGAGCAGGCTATCGAAAATTCAGTATCTGTTTTCAACATTGAATCTGATGAAGTGAAAGGTAGAATTATCGGTAGAGAAGGTAGAAATATCCGAGCTCTGGAAGCGGTAACAGGCGTGGAAATTATCGTTGACGATACGCCGGAGGCCATCCTTCTTTCATGTTTCGATCCGGTAAGAAGAGAAATCGCCAGATTATCCCTTCACAGATTGGTTACAGACGGTAGAATTCACCCGGCAAGAATCGAAGAAGTGGTGGAAAAAACGAGAAAACAAATAGAAGAGGAGATCATTGAAGTAGGAAAAAGAACAATCATTGATTTAGGAATCCACGGATTACACCCTGAATTGATCAAAATCGTAGGAAGAATGAAGTACCGTTCTTCTTACGGGCAAAACTTACTACAGCACTCAAGAGAAGTAGCCAACATCGCTGCAACAATGGCTGCTGAATTAGGATTAAACGTAAAACTGGCCAAAAGAGCAGGTCTGTTACACGATATCGGTAAAGTTCCTGAGCAGGAATCTGAATTACCGCATGCTTTATTAGGAATGCAGTGGGCTGAGAAATATGGTGAAAATCCTGAAGTGGTTAATGCAATTGGAGCTCACCACGATGAAATTGAAATGAAATCCCTATTGTCTCCGATCATTCAGGTAGCGGATGCTATCTCAGGAGCAAGACCGGGAGCAAGAAGACAGGTATTGGAATCATATATCCAGAGATTGAAAGACCTTGAATCTGCCGCATTAAGTTTTGACGGAGTATCAAGTGCATATGCCATCCAGGCAGGTAGAGAATTAAGGGTAATGGTAGAGAGTGGAAAGGTAAATGACGAAGTCGCTTCCCAGTTATCATACGATATCTCTGAAAAAATCCAGAATGAGCTTACCTATCCGGGACAGGTAAAAGTAACAGTAATCAGAGAAACGAGAGCGGTGAATATTGCCAGATAA
- a CDS encoding MFS transporter — MQELSRSSKLKYIFSIPVIISALGYFVDIYDLLLFGIVRIPSLKALGLNPDADGTFILNCQMVGLLIGGVFWGIFGDKKGRLSVLFGSILVYSLANMACGFLPYFPKEHLVYQYAGLRFIAGIGLAGELGAGITLVSESLPKNLRAIGTSVVAGFGLMGAVVAQLTVELAGGWNISYIIGGVMGILLLLLRISVSESGIYKNIEHKSVSKGNFLSFFTNKDRLIRYVKCIAVGLPTWYCIGILAVLANQFAPEFGIKDLNPGKAIMWAYIGISAGDLMSGFISHALKSRKMAIFYMLVFTLVGVAVMLFGNTNTETKYYLFCVWLGFGTGYWAMFVTLAAEQFGTNIRNTATTTVPNMVRGLVPVMILAFDFFKNHFSVVESAAIVGVVVFGLAFYSSLTISETHDRDLEFIE; from the coding sequence ATGCAAGAACTGTCCCGGTCTTCAAAACTGAAGTACATTTTCTCTATTCCCGTTATTATTTCCGCCTTAGGCTATTTTGTTGATATTTATGACCTTCTTTTATTCGGGATCGTTAGAATCCCCAGTCTGAAAGCGTTGGGGCTTAATCCGGATGCTGATGGAACCTTTATTCTAAACTGCCAGATGGTAGGACTGCTTATCGGCGGTGTTTTCTGGGGAATCTTTGGAGATAAGAAAGGAAGGCTGTCCGTCCTTTTCGGATCTATTCTGGTCTACTCACTGGCCAATATGGCCTGTGGTTTTCTTCCTTATTTTCCCAAAGAACATTTGGTGTATCAATATGCAGGCTTAAGGTTTATTGCAGGAATAGGCCTTGCAGGAGAACTGGGTGCCGGGATTACGCTGGTTTCAGAAAGCCTGCCTAAAAACTTAAGAGCCATAGGAACTTCGGTAGTGGCAGGTTTCGGGCTAATGGGAGCTGTAGTAGCCCAGCTGACCGTAGAATTAGCTGGTGGATGGAATATCTCGTATATTATCGGAGGAGTGATGGGAATCTTATTGTTACTGTTAAGGATCAGCGTTTCAGAATCCGGAATTTATAAGAATATTGAACATAAAAGTGTTTCAAAAGGGAATTTTCTATCCTTTTTCACGAATAAAGACAGATTGATAAGGTATGTAAAATGCATTGCAGTAGGATTGCCCACCTGGTACTGTATAGGGATTCTGGCGGTTTTAGCTAACCAATTTGCTCCTGAATTTGGAATAAAGGACCTCAACCCTGGAAAAGCTATTATGTGGGCTTATATAGGGATTTCTGCCGGTGACCTGATGAGTGGTTTTATTTCACATGCCTTAAAGTCCCGTAAAATGGCTATATTTTATATGCTGGTCTTTACTCTGGTCGGAGTAGCGGTCATGCTTTTTGGAAATACCAATACAGAAACCAAATACTATCTGTTCTGTGTATGGTTAGGATTTGGAACAGGATATTGGGCGATGTTTGTGACCTTGGCTGCAGAGCAGTTTGGAACGAATATCCGGAATACAGCTACCACCACCGTACCCAATATGGTAAGAGGGCTGGTACCGGTGATGATTTTAGCTTTTGATTTCTTTAAAAATCATTTTTCAGTGGTGGAAAGTGCAGCCATTGTAGGGGTGGTGGTGTTCGGTCTTGCATTTTATTCTTCATTGACCATTTCAGAAACCCATGACAGAGACCTTGAATTTATAGAATAA